The following coding sequences are from one Sphingobium sp. RAC03 window:
- a CDS encoding MFS transporter, with protein MIGQPTVHQGRPPVSLGFIAIYVLAQFGIWIALLTPVVITIALRVSEIAGEAEKGRWLGIILAIGGFVALVITPICGALSDRTRSRFGRRRPWLVGGLLVSGLGLTILGTAPNLLLLGIGWVICQAGFNAMQAACLPILPDIIPFHMQGRVAGMLGMTSTAGTFVGSWITQYTQSSDLLMFLVPFGITVASVLTLCVILPDRPAVSSDSKMNPLIMLRSIFAPFRDWDFSWAFGSRFLIMMAWSFLLTYQLFFLTDQLSLSRSDATQVMVKSMAIIASATIAISLVGGFITDWTGRRKPLIFVAAALEASGFLVIALAPSVSQFLVGVALAGIGKGLYFAVDLALLAAILPSEEDRAKDMSVFQIANSLPQSLAPAIAPIILAIGSASGKNYAAIYIVGCLFALLGAFAINPVRRSR; from the coding sequence ATGATCGGTCAACCCACCGTGCATCAGGGGCGTCCGCCGGTGTCGCTCGGCTTCATCGCCATCTATGTGCTGGCCCAGTTCGGCATCTGGATCGCCCTGCTGACGCCGGTCGTTATCACCATCGCGCTGCGCGTCAGTGAAATTGCGGGGGAAGCCGAAAAGGGCCGCTGGCTTGGCATCATCCTCGCCATCGGCGGCTTCGTCGCGCTTGTCATCACGCCGATCTGCGGCGCGCTGTCGGACCGCACGCGCAGCCGCTTCGGCCGTCGTCGCCCCTGGCTGGTCGGTGGCCTGTTGGTCAGCGGATTGGGACTGACCATCCTCGGCACTGCGCCCAATCTGCTGCTGCTGGGTATTGGCTGGGTCATCTGTCAGGCCGGATTCAATGCCATGCAAGCCGCTTGCCTGCCGATCCTGCCCGACATCATCCCGTTCCACATGCAGGGCCGCGTTGCCGGTATGCTCGGCATGACATCGACCGCAGGCACCTTTGTCGGGAGTTGGATCACGCAATATACGCAATCGTCGGACCTGCTGATGTTCCTGGTGCCCTTTGGCATCACGGTCGCCAGCGTCTTGACCCTATGCGTCATCCTGCCCGATCGTCCGGCGGTCAGCAGCGACAGCAAGATGAATCCGCTCATCATGCTGCGCTCCATTTTCGCGCCGTTCCGTGACTGGGATTTCAGCTGGGCCTTTGGCAGCCGCTTCCTCATCATGATGGCTTGGTCCTTCCTGCTGACCTATCAGCTCTTCTTCCTGACCGACCAGCTGTCGCTCAGCCGGTCGGACGCGACGCAGGTGATGGTCAAGTCGATGGCGATCATCGCGTCGGCCACCATCGCCATCTCGCTGGTCGGTGGCTTCATCACGGACTGGACGGGCCGCCGCAAGCCGCTGATCTTCGTTGCCGCCGCGCTGGAAGCCTCCGGCTTTCTGGTGATCGCGCTTGCGCCATCCGTGTCGCAATTTCTGGTCGGCGTTGCCCTGGCGGGGATCGGCAAGGGGCTCTATTTCGCCGTCGATCTGGCTTTGCTCGCGGCGATCCTGCCAAGCGAGGAAGATCGCGCCAAGGATATGAGCGTGTTCCAGATCGCCAACTCCCTGCCCCAGTCCCTGGCCCCGGCCATCGCCCCCATCATCCTCGCCATCGGCAGCGCGAGCGGCAAGAATTACGCCGCCATCTATATCGTCGGCTGCCTCTTCGCCTTGCTAGGGGCCTTCGCGATCAACCCGGTCCGCCGCTCTCGGTAA
- a CDS encoding formylglycine-generating enzyme family protein, whose protein sequence is MRHVPGGAFQMGSDRFYPEEAPVRRVQVDGFWIDEAPVTNRDFARFVAATGHVTLAEIAPDPKDYPGMDPASALPGSLLFQRTRGPVDLADYSQWWQFSFGTDWRHPHGPDSSLDGLDDHPVVHVAFEDAEAYAKWAGKSLPTEAEWEYAARGGLDGADFAWGDELTPGGAMLANYWQGAFPFANTLDDGYERTSPVRTYPANGHGLFDMIGNVWEWTTDWFAQPRIERKAKGSCCVPANPRGGTKRESLDPANPDTPIPRKVLKGGSHLCAPNYCQRYRPAARHPQAVDSSTSHIGFRCIIRDKKEHRS, encoded by the coding sequence ATGCGCCATGTGCCCGGCGGCGCGTTCCAGATGGGATCGGACCGTTTCTATCCCGAAGAAGCGCCCGTCCGCCGGGTTCAGGTGGATGGCTTCTGGATCGATGAGGCGCCGGTAACGAACCGCGATTTCGCGCGCTTCGTGGCGGCGACCGGCCACGTCACATTGGCCGAGATTGCGCCCGACCCCAAAGATTATCCCGGCATGGACCCAGCCTCGGCGCTGCCGGGATCGTTGCTGTTCCAACGCACGCGCGGCCCGGTGGATCTAGCCGACTATAGCCAATGGTGGCAATTCAGCTTCGGCACCGACTGGCGGCATCCCCATGGCCCCGACAGCAGCCTCGACGGGCTGGACGATCATCCGGTCGTCCATGTCGCGTTCGAGGATGCGGAGGCCTATGCAAAATGGGCAGGAAAATCGCTGCCGACCGAAGCGGAATGGGAATATGCTGCGCGCGGCGGCCTGGATGGCGCGGACTTCGCCTGGGGTGACGAACTGACACCCGGCGGCGCGATGTTGGCCAATTATTGGCAAGGGGCCTTCCCTTTCGCCAACACATTGGACGATGGCTATGAGCGGACCTCGCCGGTCCGCACCTATCCCGCCAACGGCCATGGCCTGTTCGACATGATCGGTAATGTGTGGGAATGGACGACCGACTGGTTCGCCCAGCCGCGGATCGAGCGCAAGGCGAAGGGTAGCTGCTGCGTCCCCGCCAATCCGCGCGGCGGCACGAAGCGCGAAAGCCTTGACCCGGCCAACCCCGATACGCCGATCCCGCGCAAGGTGCTCAAGGGCGGCTCCCACCTGTGCGCCCCCAATTATTGCCAGCGCTATCGCCCGGCCGCCCGCCATCCGCAGGCGGTGGATAGTTCGACCAGCCATATCGGCTTTCGCTGCATCATTCGCGACAAGAAGGAACATCGCTCATGA
- a CDS encoding sulfatase family protein, which yields MKTARRALRAAALAACTLLGPGVLAKPVNAPQKPTNMIFVLVDDLRYDAMGFLTPGLQTPNIDALAKNGVYFPNAVVTSSLCSPSRATILTGQTARNHGVVDNNNSSEEGLTFFPKYLQQAGYQTGFFGKWHMGFDTDAPREGFDKWVSFKGQGTYFPTELLSPERLAAGDRQMLNVDGTAVKRTGYITDELTDYAMNWLEKGRDTSKPFFLYLSHKAVHSDPLPPERYKNQYSKLDIKLPASMANTPENNAGKPLWVQNQRNSWHGADFPYHTDNPMTEQVRDYYRTLSPVDDSLGRIMAYLKKNKLDKNTMVVFYSDNGFMIGEHGLIDKRNAYEPSVRVPMIVWAPGMVPKGVTNPAVVRNLDLAPTFLDIANVAKPQQMEGKSFLPVAEGKIDEKAWNPGDFVYEYYWEWSFPQTPTTFAIERDRVKYIQYHGVWDMEELYDLKTDPDEMHNLIEDPAWLDTKITLRKALFDQLGNSKGEHVVPYTRKTSSGLVHRKIDGARAADFPADWYVKPNLPSKMNDLFADTPAKQKADAAGKAYRP from the coding sequence ATGAAGACCGCCCGCCGCGCCTTGCGCGCCGCTGCGCTTGCCGCTTGCACCTTGTTGGGACCGGGCGTGCTGGCAAAGCCCGTCAATGCGCCGCAAAAGCCGACCAACATGATCTTCGTGCTGGTCGATGACCTGCGCTATGATGCGATGGGCTTTCTGACGCCGGGCCTTCAGACGCCGAACATTGACGCGTTGGCCAAGAATGGCGTCTATTTCCCCAACGCCGTTGTCACCTCCTCGCTTTGTTCGCCCAGTCGCGCGACGATCCTGACCGGCCAGACAGCGCGCAACCATGGCGTGGTCGACAATAATAATAGTTCGGAGGAAGGGCTGACCTTCTTTCCCAAATATCTTCAACAGGCAGGCTATCAGACCGGCTTCTTCGGCAAATGGCATATGGGCTTCGACACCGATGCGCCGCGCGAAGGCTTCGACAAATGGGTCAGCTTCAAGGGGCAGGGCACCTATTTCCCGACCGAATTGCTGTCGCCCGAACGGCTCGCGGCGGGCGATCGGCAAATGCTCAACGTCGATGGTACGGCGGTGAAGCGCACCGGCTATATCACCGACGAATTGACCGACTATGCGATGAACTGGCTGGAAAAGGGGCGCGACACGTCCAAGCCCTTCTTTCTCTATTTAAGCCACAAGGCCGTCCATAGCGACCCGCTACCGCCCGAACGCTACAAGAACCAGTACAGCAAGCTCGACATCAAACTGCCCGCCAGCATGGCGAACACGCCGGAAAATAATGCAGGCAAGCCGCTGTGGGTGCAGAACCAGCGCAACAGCTGGCACGGTGCGGACTTCCCCTATCATACCGACAATCCCATGACCGAGCAGGTCCGCGACTATTATCGCACGCTCAGCCCCGTCGATGACAGTTTGGGGCGGATCATGGCTTACCTCAAGAAGAACAAGCTCGACAAGAATACCATGGTCGTTTTCTATTCCGACAATGGTTTCATGATCGGCGAACATGGCCTGATCGACAAGCGCAATGCCTATGAGCCCTCGGTCCGCGTGCCGATGATCGTCTGGGCACCGGGCATGGTGCCAAAGGGCGTCACCAACCCGGCGGTCGTGCGTAACCTCGACCTTGCGCCGACCTTCCTCGACATCGCTAATGTCGCCAAGCCGCAGCAGATGGAGGGCAAGAGTTTCCTCCCCGTGGCCGAAGGCAAGATCGACGAGAAGGCCTGGAATCCCGGCGATTTCGTCTATGAATATTATTGGGAATGGAGCTTCCCGCAGACTCCCACGACCTTCGCGATCGAGCGGGACCGGGTGAAATATATCCAATATCATGGCGTCTGGGATATGGAGGAACTGTACGACCTCAAGACTGACCCGGACGAGATGCATAATCTGATCGAAGATCCGGCCTGGCTCGACACCAAGATTACTTTGCGCAAGGCACTGTTCGACCAACTCGGCAACAGCAAGGGCGAGCATGTCGTCCCTTACACCCGCAAGACCAGTTCGGGTCTGGTCCATCGCAAGATCGATGGCGCACGCGCCGCCGATTTTCCGGCCGACTGGTATGTTAAGCCCAACCTGCCGTCGAAGATGAACGACCTGTTCGCCGATACGCCCGCTAAGCAGAAAGCCGATGCCGCGGGCAAGGCCTATCGGCCATGA